The proteins below are encoded in one region of Hordeum vulgare subsp. vulgare chromosome 3H, MorexV3_pseudomolecules_assembly, whole genome shotgun sequence:
- the LOC123440610 gene encoding uncharacterized protein LOC123440610 has protein sequence MDDDLTEALVPKNSDESPGTRRESSPPLSPSSRNVAKNPTESSDSSSSEAPVRDNSKNHQELGASSAASDGKQGPVSTGEEEAAAATLDCWGAAAATLARWGAAVASAARRKPGRSTSEARDGSSGVAVSGRAEHLIRIPPPGAAGLIHRAKRRSDSWRTDPILAGPSADLAVALQEFALEPDATTAARLEQAAAAFDSIASSNTEDGAVAKQLATEAAALAAGWRGDDRQGSSAFETAAFERAASRQELELPAPAASSYSTETLLCAVISGSLALLPYLPSQVPKKSRSTFAILFGVVFVLASAGVMLLAASLHKRAANAMARISFLAFSVLVVAFVGFALGGRTYS, from the coding sequence ATGGACGACGATCTGACGGAGGCGCTCGTCCCGAAGAACTCCGACGAGAGCCCCGGCACGCGCCGGGAGTCTTCCCCACCGCTGTCTCCGTCTTCGAGGAACGTCGCCAAGAACCCTACGGAATCCAGCGACTCCAGCAGCAGCGAGGCGCCCGTCCGCGACAACTCCAAGAATCACCAAGAATTGGGGGCGTCGTCTGCGGCCAGCGATGGGAAGCAAGGGCCGGtatctactggcgaggaggaggcggcggcggcaaccCTTGATTGCTGGGGAGCCGCAGCGGCAACCCTTGCTCGCTGGGGAGCCGCGGTGGCATCCGCTGCTCGCCGGAAGCCGGGGAGGAGCACCTCAGAGGCGCGAGATGGCTCGAGCGGCGTGGCCGTTTCGGGCAGGGCCGAGCACCTGATCCGCATCCCTCCGCCGGGAGCGGCGGGTCTGATCCACCGCGCCAAACGCCGGTCCGATTCCTGGAGGACGGACCCTATCCTCGCCGGCCCTTCGGCCGATCTGGCCGTCGCGCTGCAGGAGTTCGCCCTCGAACCGGATGCGACGACGGCGGCCAGGCTCGAGCAGGCGGCTGCGGCGTTCGACAGCATTGCATCAAGCAATACGGAGGACGGTGCTGTAGCCAAGCAGCTGGCCACCGAAGCGGCGGCACTGGCGGCCGGCTGGCGAGGAGACGACCGGCAGGGGTCGAGCGCCTTCGAAACAGCGGCCTTCGAAAGAGCGGCCAGTCGGCAGGAACTGGAGCTGCCGGCGCCAGCAGCGTCCTCCTACTCCACTGAAACTTTGTTGTGTGCTGTGATCTCGGGCTCATTGGCGCTGCTGCCATATTTGCCTAGCCAAGTCCCCAAGAAGTCGAGGAGCACCTTTGCCATTCTCTTTGGCGTTGTCTTCGTACTGGCTTCAGCCGGTGTGATGCTGCTCGCCGCATCCCTCCACAAGAGGGCGGCCAACGCCATGGCAAGAATTTCTTTTCTAGCATTTTCAGTTCTGGTTGTGGCATTTGTTGGGTTTGCTCTGGGAGGGAGGACATATAGTTGA